Proteins encoded by one window of Winogradskyella sp. PG-2:
- a CDS encoding TonB-dependent receptor codes for MKILFSNLQKISRQKATLFIFLLCICSVYGQEKKQDSTTTEKLDEVLVKAVRVDAKSPITHSNVTKKEIAKRNLGQDIPILLNFLPSVVTTTDAGAGVGYTGIRVRGVSPQSTNITINGIPYNDAESLGTFWVNLGDFASSVESLQLQRGVGTSTNGSGAFGASINVLTDAVSKEASGEISNSFGSFNTRKHTVKFSTGLMNNHFEIAGRLSNIASDGYIDRASADLKSYFLQGSYVDDNTLIKAITFGGNEVTYQSWYGLEDLNTLENDRTFNVAGIYTDANGNTQFYDNEVDNYSQDHYQLHWNQRYNSQWSTTLGLNYTYGRGYFEQYKEDEDFDDYGFTELSIGGETVNTTDLIRRRWLDNDFYVINANANYKDNNLNLIFGGSYSHYNGDHFGEVIWAEFASQSEIRDRYYDGNSKKNDLSIFSKANYRVNEKVSLYGDLQMRNVTYKTTGNTSDLVDFEVDKKFTFFNPKVGITYDLNSDNSLYFSYARANREPNRTDFESNPNIEAEQLNDFELGWRHNQSGFTFNVNAYYMLYNQQLVLSGQLDDVGNPIRTNSGKSYRLGLELEAVIPVNSKLTLQPNMTISANKNSETIIPFDGVLQNLGKTDISFSPNLVAANAIVYQPIKNFQISLLSKFVGDQFMSNTEAERSKLDSFFINDFNISYTLKTKLVFDSVVFTGLVNNIFNVEYISNGYYYTYDDTWSNPGTVATIEGAGFYPQATRNFLVGITLNF; via the coding sequence ATGAAAATTTTATTCAGCAATCTGCAAAAAATCAGTAGGCAGAAAGCGACACTTTTCATTTTTTTATTATGTATTTGTTCAGTTTATGGACAAGAAAAAAAACAAGATTCTACAACAACAGAAAAACTAGATGAAGTTTTAGTTAAAGCAGTTAGAGTAGACGCTAAATCACCAATTACGCATTCAAACGTAACTAAGAAGGAAATTGCTAAACGTAATTTAGGGCAAGATATTCCTATCTTATTAAATTTTTTGCCATCAGTAGTTACAACTACAGATGCTGGAGCCGGAGTAGGTTACACAGGTATTAGAGTAAGAGGTGTAAGCCCACAATCTACAAACATTACTATCAACGGTATTCCATATAACGATGCCGAATCTTTAGGAACATTTTGGGTTAATTTAGGTGATTTTGCATCGTCTGTAGAAAGTTTGCAATTACAGCGTGGCGTTGGGACATCAACAAATGGGTCAGGTGCATTTGGAGCAAGTATAAACGTGCTAACAGATGCAGTATCAAAAGAAGCTTCAGGTGAAATTTCTAATTCTTTTGGAAGTTTTAATACTAGAAAACATACGGTGAAATTTAGTACTGGTTTAATGAATAACCATTTCGAAATCGCTGGTCGTTTATCTAATATAGCTTCAGATGGTTACATAGATCGTGCTTCCGCAGATTTGAAATCTTACTTCTTACAAGGATCATATGTCGATGATAACACTTTAATAAAAGCCATAACATTTGGTGGTAATGAAGTAACCTATCAATCTTGGTATGGATTAGAAGATTTGAATACATTAGAAAACGATAGAACTTTTAATGTGGCTGGTATTTATACCGATGCGAATGGAAATACCCAGTTTTACGACAATGAAGTTGATAATTACAGTCAAGATCATTATCAATTACACTGGAATCAGCGTTACAATAGCCAATGGTCAACTACGCTTGGGTTAAACTACACCTATGGCCGTGGTTATTTTGAACAATATAAAGAAGATGAAGATTTTGATGATTACGGATTTACAGAATTGTCCATAGGAGGTGAAACTGTAAATACAACCGATTTAATTCGTCGACGTTGGTTAGATAATGACTTTTATGTTATAAATGCAAACGCTAATTACAAAGACAATAATTTAAACTTAATTTTTGGTGGTTCTTATAGTCATTATAATGGGGATCATTTTGGTGAAGTCATTTGGGCAGAGTTTGCAAGCCAAAGTGAAATAAGAGACCGATATTATGACGGAAATAGTAAAAAGAATGATTTGTCTATTTTTTCTAAAGCAAATTATAGAGTGAATGAGAAAGTAAGTCTTTATGGTGATTTACAAATGAGAAATGTCACCTATAAAACTACAGGAAATACATCTGATTTAGTTGATTTTGAAGTTGATAAAAAGTTTACATTTTTTAACCCAAAAGTGGGAATTACTTACGATTTAAATTCAGATAATAGTTTGTATTTCTCTTATGCTAGAGCAAATAGAGAGCCAAATCGTACAGATTTTGAAAGTAATCCAAATATAGAAGCAGAACAATTAAATGATTTTGAATTAGGTTGGAGACACAATCAAAGTGGCTTTACATTTAATGTAAATGCCTACTATATGTTATACAATCAGCAGCTAGTCCTTTCTGGTCAGTTAGACGATGTAGGCAACCCAATTAGAACCAATAGTGGTAAAAGTTACCGATTAGGATTAGAATTAGAGGCGGTTATCCCAGTAAATTCTAAGTTAACATTACAACCTAATATGACGATTAGTGCTAATAAGAATAGTGAAACTATTATTCCGTTTGATGGTGTTTTACAAAATCTTGGTAAAACAGATATTTCATTTTCACCAAATTTAGTTGCTGCAAATGCGATTGTATATCAGCCAATCAAAAACTTTCAAATATCATTATTAAGCAAGTTTGTTGGTGATCAATTTATGAGTAATACAGAAGCAGAACGTTCTAAATTAGATAGTTTCTTTATTAATGATTTTAATATCAGTTACACGCTAAAAACTAAATTGGTTTTTGATTCGGTAGTGTTTACCGGCTTAGTAAATAATATTTTTAATGTAGAATACATCTCTAATGGATATTACTATACTTATGATGATACTTGGTCTAATCCAGGAACAGTTGCTACAATTGAAGGAGCCGGTTTTTATCCACAAGCAACTCGGAACTTTTTAGTAGGTATAACCTTAAATTTTTAA
- a CDS encoding AAA family ATPase, whose protein sequence is MEEKLKQQPSDCIKVVLFGPESTGKTTLSKQLARHYSSVWVREYAREYLQDKWNNERNTCEPKDLLPIAVGQMKLENELAQKTESVLICDTDLLETKVYSEAYYSGTCDPILETYALKNFYDLYFLTYIDTPWEADDLRDKPNERERMFKAFESTLKTYNKPYVLLKGNKQERLRLAIEYIDNLLEQKNEFY, encoded by the coding sequence ATGGAAGAAAAGCTTAAACAACAACCAAGTGACTGCATAAAAGTAGTTTTGTTTGGCCCTGAATCTACAGGGAAAACAACACTTTCTAAACAACTCGCAAGACATTATAGTTCAGTCTGGGTACGCGAGTACGCAAGAGAATATTTACAAGACAAATGGAACAATGAACGTAACACTTGTGAGCCAAAAGATCTATTGCCAATTGCTGTTGGACAAATGAAACTTGAAAACGAATTGGCTCAAAAAACAGAGTCAGTTTTAATATGTGATACAGATTTATTGGAAACAAAAGTTTACAGTGAAGCCTATTACTCAGGTACATGTGACCCGATTTTGGAGACATATGCTCTAAAAAATTTTTATGACCTATATTTTTTAACCTATATTGACACCCCTTGGGAAGCTGATGATCTCAGAGATAAACCCAATGAAAGAGAACGCATGTTCAAAGCTTTTGAGTCTACCCTAAAAACATATAACAAACCTTATGTTTTATTAAAAGGGAATAAACAAGAACGACTTAGATTAGCTATTGAGTATATTGATAACCTACTAGAACAAAAAAATGAGTTTTACTAA
- a CDS encoding DUF4301 family protein, giving the protein MSFTKNDINQIERKGLTLQHVESQIELFKTGIPFTNIAEAATIGNGIVALNDKLIKESTTFFEEKKDDISLVKFVPASGAATRMFKFLFQFIKEYNPSKESINAFINKSKLKDLALFSIGLEKLPFYKLVLEDLQSKDIDFNTLSISKKIWHFVKAMLDEDGLNYGNSPKGLLPFHKYKSNHISTAFEEHLYEAALYASVNNKAELHFTISERFKDKFNEEFKRIEEYVENGTGVSFNISFSYQHESTDTIAVTLKDEPFREDDQSLLFRPSGHGALLKNLNTLDADIIFVKNIDNVVVKYYKEEVAKYKKVLAGILLKLQAKTFDFLHYLDAKDSTQVEFKAIEDFLSQEMSIKISSEYRKYTDYYKIEYLREKLNRPIRICGMVKNEGEPGGGPFWVKNKYSNQSLHIVESAQINLKDKKQKGLLKNATHFNPVDLVCGVKNYKGEKFDLEKYVDYNAAFITMKTKTGKDLKALELPGLWNGSMAFWNTIFVEVPIITFNPVKTVNDLLKAPHQIK; this is encoded by the coding sequence ATGAGTTTTACTAAAAACGACATTAACCAAATCGAACGTAAAGGTTTGACTTTACAACATGTCGAATCCCAAATTGAACTTTTTAAAACAGGAATACCTTTTACAAATATTGCTGAAGCAGCAACAATCGGTAACGGTATTGTTGCTTTAAATGATAAATTAATAAAAGAGTCCACTACTTTTTTTGAAGAAAAAAAGGATGATATATCACTTGTGAAATTTGTGCCGGCTTCTGGCGCTGCAACACGAATGTTTAAATTTTTGTTTCAGTTCATAAAAGAATACAATCCCAGTAAAGAATCAATAAACGCTTTTATAAATAAGAGCAAGCTTAAAGATCTGGCTTTGTTTTCTATTGGATTAGAAAAATTACCCTTTTACAAGTTAGTATTAGAAGATCTACAATCTAAAGATATTGATTTTAACACCTTGTCTATCAGTAAAAAAATATGGCATTTTGTAAAAGCTATGTTAGATGAAGATGGACTAAATTATGGGAATTCACCAAAAGGATTATTACCATTTCACAAATATAAAAGCAACCACATTTCTACAGCTTTTGAGGAGCACTTGTATGAAGCTGCATTGTATGCCTCTGTAAATAATAAAGCAGAACTTCATTTTACAATTTCAGAACGTTTTAAAGATAAATTCAATGAAGAATTTAAACGTATTGAAGAATACGTAGAGAATGGAACAGGAGTTTCTTTTAATATTTCATTTTCATACCAGCATGAATCTACAGATACTATTGCTGTAACTTTAAAAGATGAGCCATTTAGAGAAGATGATCAATCTTTACTATTTAGACCATCTGGTCATGGTGCTTTATTAAAAAACTTAAATACACTTGATGCGGATATTATTTTTGTAAAAAACATTGATAATGTTGTTGTAAAATATTATAAAGAAGAAGTTGCTAAGTATAAAAAGGTTTTAGCAGGAATTTTGCTAAAATTACAAGCAAAGACATTTGATTTTCTACACTATTTAGATGCTAAAGATTCAACACAAGTCGAATTTAAAGCCATTGAAGACTTTTTAAGTCAAGAGATGAGCATAAAAATATCGAGTGAATATAGAAAATATACAGATTATTATAAGATTGAATATTTAAGAGAAAAACTAAATCGCCCAATCCGTATTTGCGGTATGGTTAAAAACGAAGGTGAGCCAGGTGGTGGACCATTTTGGGTAAAGAATAAATATTCTAATCAATCACTTCATATTGTAGAGTCCGCTCAAATTAATTTAAAGGATAAAAAACAAAAAGGCTTACTTAAAAATGCTACTCATTTTAATCCAGTAGATTTAGTTTGCGGTGTGAAAAATTATAAGGGAGAGAAATTTGATTTAGAAAAGTATGTAGATTATAATGCAGCGTTTATTACAATGAAAACTAAAACAGGGAAAGATTTAAAAGCTTTAGAATTACCAGGTCTTTGGAATGGTAGTATGGCCTTTTGGAATACCATTTTTGTTGAAGTACCAATTATTACTTTCAATCCAGTAAAAACAGTTAACGACCTACTTAAAGCACCACACCAAATTAAATAG
- the pnuC gene encoding nicotinamide riboside transporter PnuC — MNQIFDFFLNTYQGRETHLIILEVIAFVFGIASVVYAKRENILVYPTGLIATIITVYLFLHDELLGDMMMNFYYSVMSIYGWWNWSRKKGSKYVVPISRTNTRDKLIGFGMFVATMVVTYIVYKAYGTEINSSNYIDIFTSGVFFTAMWFMANKKLENWTLWIFADIITVPLYAYRGWGMLSLQYLIFTILAIQGYYAWKKSLNNNQVTA, encoded by the coding sequence ATGAACCAGATTTTTGATTTTTTTCTAAATACTTACCAAGGCAGAGAAACCCATCTAATAATTCTCGAGGTAATTGCTTTTGTATTCGGCATTGCGAGTGTAGTATATGCAAAAAGAGAAAATATATTAGTTTACCCAACTGGTTTAATTGCAACAATTATAACAGTTTATTTGTTTTTGCACGATGAATTATTGGGTGATATGATGATGAATTTTTATTATTCCGTCATGAGTATATATGGCTGGTGGAATTGGTCTCGTAAAAAAGGAAGCAAATATGTTGTACCTATTTCTAGAACAAATACAAGAGATAAATTGATTGGATTTGGAATGTTTGTTGCAACTATGGTTGTTACTTATATTGTATATAAAGCTTATGGAACTGAAATTAATTCATCTAACTATATAGATATTTTTACGTCTGGAGTATTTTTTACGGCTATGTGGTTTATGGCAAATAAAAAGCTTGAAAACTGGACACTCTGGATTTTTGCAGATATTATTACTGTACCCCTTTATGCATATAGAGGTTGGGGAATGTTATCACTACAATATCTTATCTTTACAATCTTAGCAATTCAAGGCTATTACGCATGGAAGAAAAGCTTAAACAACAACCAAGTGACTGCATAA
- the arfB gene encoding alternative ribosome rescue aminoacyl-tRNA hydrolase ArfB — translation MDVELLKSELSYKFVRSSGSGGQHVNKVSSKAELYFNLQESAIFNVDEKLKLSEFFKNRLSKNHILVLTCDESRSQFRNKAIVTERFLELIEEGLKEEKERKPTKIPKSIKGKRLNNKRKNSERKASRKKPEID, via the coding sequence GTGGATGTAGAACTTCTTAAGTCTGAATTATCTTATAAATTTGTTAGAAGCTCGGGTAGTGGAGGACAGCATGTGAACAAAGTGTCTTCTAAAGCGGAATTATATTTTAATCTTCAAGAATCTGCAATTTTCAATGTAGATGAAAAATTAAAGCTTTCTGAATTTTTTAAAAATAGATTAAGCAAAAATCACATTCTAGTTTTGACTTGTGACGAAAGTCGCAGCCAATTTAGAAATAAGGCGATTGTAACGGAACGTTTTTTGGAATTAATTGAAGAAGGTTTAAAGGAGGAAAAAGAAAGAAAACCTACCAAAATTCCTAAATCTATAAAAGGAAAACGCCTTAATAATAAACGCAAAAATTCAGAAAGGAAAGCGAGTCGAAAAAAACCAGAGATTGATTAA